A window of Triplophysa dalaica isolate WHDGS20190420 chromosome 7, ASM1584641v1, whole genome shotgun sequence contains these coding sequences:
- the cdr2l gene encoding LOW QUALITY PROTEIN: cerebellar degeneration-related protein 2-like (The sequence of the model RefSeq protein was modified relative to this genomic sequence to represent the inferred CDS: inserted 2 bases in 1 codon) → MLRAGRMDEFVTEEEEPWYDQRDLEQDLHLAAELGKTLLERNKELEDSLQQMYINNEEQVHEIEYLTKQMEMLREMNEQHAKVYEQLDVTARELEITNEKLLLESKGSQQKIDRLTATMEMLQGQVDTLTARVEELRTLEELRVRREKKERRKTVHSFPCLKELCTAPRYEDGFMVSYPGSGDLEEECQTADEENDHLRVMVSSLRAAVAAERGRREAAERECSAVIQEFERLEQRLQGEENCQRRVHELEAELQEMQQLRKSRVCLLSGDEGLEQTLLNSAPETDTPEDAGMGGTQNSDAADPAXPVRKSCSDTALDAISAVDASGRRKGSYALHANGVRKRGMSILREVDEQYHALLEKYEELLGKCRRHEESLCHAEVQTSRPVSRDPSMKECRAAEPQQPPTPPQTPSTPEALEGISRQVEAVDKRLSQNTPEYKALFKEIFSRLQRTKGDIKSSKGRKSEK, encoded by the exons ATGCTCCGCGCCGGCAGGATGGACGAGTTTGTGACCGAGGAGGAAGAGCCGTGGTACGACCAGAGAGACCTGGAGCAAG ATCTGCATCTGGCAGCTGAACTGGGTAAAACCCTCCTGGAGAGAAATAAAGAGCTGGAGGACTCACTGCAGCAGATGTACATCAACAATGAAGAGCAGGTGCACGAGATCGAG TATTTGACCAAGCAGATGGAGATGTTGCGTGAGATGAATGAGCAGCATGCTAAAGTGTATGAGCAGTTGGACGTGACGGCTCGCGAGCTGGAGATAACCAATGAGAAACTGCTGCTGGAGAGCAAAGGATCTCAACAGAAGATTGACAG ACTGACGGCCACTATGGAGATGCTGCAGGGGCAGGTGGACACGCTCACGGCTCGCGTGGAGGAATTGCGCACGCTGGAGGAGCTCCGAGTTcgcagagaaaagaaagagaggagaaaaaCTGTTCACTCTTTCCCCTGCCTGAAAGAACTCTGCACTGCGCCCAG GTATGAGGACGGTTTCATGGTGTCTTACCCGGGCAGTGGTGACCTAGAGGAAGAATGTCAAACAGCGGACGAAGAAAACGATCACCTGCGAGTGATGGTGTCATCTCTACGTGCAGCTGTGGCAGCAGAGCGAGGTCGGCGTGAGGCCGCCGAGCGGGAATGTTCTGCGGTCATACAGGAGTTTGAACGTTTGGAACAGCGCCTCCAAGGGGAGGAAAACTGCCAGCGACGCGTGCACGAGCTGGAGGCGGAGCTCCAGGAGATGCAGCAGCTACGCAAATCCCGCGTTTGCCTGTTGAGCGGAGACGAGGGGCTGGAGCAAACCCTGCTCAACAGCGCCCCCGAGACAGACACGCCAGAGGATGCCGGTATGGGCGGAACGCAGAACAGCGACGCGGCGGATCCGGC CCCTGTCCGGAAGAGCTGCAGTGATACAGCTCTGGATGCCATTTCTGCAGTGGACGCCTCGGGCAGACGGAAAGGTAGCTACGCGCTACACGCCAATGGCGTGCGGAAGAGGGGCATGTCCATCCTGCGGGAGGTGGATGAGCAGTACCACGCACTCCTGGAGAAGTACGAAGAGCTGCTGGGGAAATGCCGGCGTCACGAGGAGAGTCTGTGCCACGCTGAAGTGCAGACCTCTCGGCCCGTCTCCAGGGACCCATCAATGAAGGAATGCCGGGCGGCAGAGCCCCAGCAACCGCCCACTCCGCCCCAGACGCCCTCAACCCCGGAGGCCCTGGAGGGCATCAGCCGACAGGTGGAGGCTGTGGACAAGAGGCTCAGCCAGAACACTCCCGAGTACAAAGCGCTCTTCAAGGAGATCTTTTCCCGCTTGCAGAGGACGAAGGGTGACATTAAGTCCAGCAAAGggagaaaaagtgaaaaatag